CCACATAGATTTGAGCGATAAGGACATCTTTCCCGCTCCATTTTTCAAACGTAGTCTTATTATCTGCTCCACCTCTTGAGAACCCTTTTCTAAGAAGTGAAGTGGTAAGTCTTTCATACCATactcgaggtgcttgttttaattcGTATAAAGCCTTATTGAGCTTAAAGACATGATCGGGAAATTTTGTACTTTAaaaacctttaggttgagcaacatagaatTCTTCCTTTAAACACTCATTTAAGAATACATATTTTTACGTTCATCCAATCTTGAGAAAACAATCATGATATAATATTAGTCTTATGGAATCAAGGCGTGCAACAGGAACAAAGGTTTTTTCAAAGTAGACTCCTTCTATATATGAATATCCTTGAGGGATAAGTCTTTCCTTATTCCGGGCCACTGTACCAAATTCATCTGACTTGTTCTTATATATCCAttttgtaccaacaatattgattttaaagggacaaggtacgagctaCCATACGTTTTtccttttaaattgatttatattttaatgcatagcattcacccaaaagagatcattcagagcttcatcaacacTTTTAGGTTCCACTTGAgagagataacaaccaaaattgcaaatatttcgtAGTTGATTTCTCGTCTTAGTAGTGGATTCCGTACCTACAAAAATATTGTCAtcatcatgattcctttgaatccACAAATATCGTGGAGTGGCACATTCAATAGGGATACCCCGAGTAGGGATTttatcctcgtcactagaaacatCAGGATCGGTAACCGTTGGTACAACTTCCATCGATTCTGGAACTTCTTTGACTTTCTTAGTTGTCTGCAAAAGAGGTAACTCAGCAAGagagtcatcatgatgaaattcttTCAGGTCGTCAATGGTAACATTTGTCGATCCCATCATAACATGAGTTCTGAGATTGTATACTCtaaaaccacgactgtcagatgcatagccaaggaaaataccttcatcgctttttgaatcaaatttccctctctgttctctaTCCTTAAAAATGTATCACTTACTGCCAAATACACGAAGATAGTGTAACTAATTTTTCTTACTgaaccataactcataaggagtatttagggttCGTGAACGCAAATACACACGATTTATCAAATAGTATATTGTAAAAACAACTTCTCCTCTAAAttttagaggtaagtttttgttgtggagcattactctgtccatttcctgtatacttctattcttcttttcttcaactCCATTGGCTTGTCTAGTTAttggtggtgaatattgttgaataataccTACTTGGTCACATAATTCGAACACTTTAGTATCCTTGAATTCAGTCTCCGGTCGCTCTTAATTTTCTTTAGTCTGCGACCTTGtttattctggattctattaacaataattttGAACTCACTTAGGGTCTCATTCTTGTGTGCCAAGAATGCcacccaagtaaatctggtgtaatcattaACCATTACCAAAGCATATTTCCTCCCTCCAACAGTAGGTTTTTCAATGGGTCCAAAGATATCCATATGAATCAAATCAAGTGGAGCCTTGGTGGTAATTTCTGGGGATGATGTATGTGGAACTCTTACTTGTTTACATTTTTGACAAGATCCACAAACACCATcgatcttagcattgattttgggaacacctctgacaagttctttgttaatgatctttccAAGAAGGCAAAagtgatgtgaccaaaacgctcatgcgaAAGATGCGTAGATTCCACGTTTGCCAGATTGCAACAAAAATTAGACTTAGTATCcaaaagataacaattatttttaccacgTATCCCccgaaaaattatttttccagtTTTATCTTCAATGTCACATCCTTCAGCACTGAAGATAACTTTATGGCATTTGTCATAAATTTGACTAACATAAAGAATATTTGCAGTCATACACTTGATGTAAACTATATCATGTATTTCAGGCACACGAGGAAGCTTGATCGTTCTCTTTtttctaatgtagcaacaactcccgtcTCCGTATGTTACAGGTCCTCCATTAAAGTCGTttgaattcacaaaccacgaaagatcACCTTTCATATGCCCACTACATCCGATGTCaagaaccattgaaagggtgaagttgactttaaagcaaaatctcccATACTAACATTATTGTTCCTaatgaaatattttgttagatTTTTAAAACTCATAAGGTTAGGAAAAAGTTTGCTAGATTTGTTGTTAAGACAACTAgcatcctttttttttgtttttcttgaagAGCTTACATTTATGTTGATAATAATTGAAAGCACCACAAAACATACAGGAGTCAACAGTTTTTGAAGTAACAtcataagattctttcgaatcaaTTTGAGTCGCATCGATTTTAATAAATCCTAGTACTCGTTAATCTCCAGACCGACGACAACTCTTTAGACACGATTTTAGAGAATTTCTTGAATCTTTAGAGGGATTGGAAGATTTTTCAACAGATTTCGTAATCCCAAGAGTTTTAACGATAGCATATTTAGAGTGATCTGCTTTAGTaataatatctttattaatttgaatATGTTCATCCAATTTATCCTGGAGAGTTTTTTTTCCCTTTCGGATCCTTATCGAAGATCAGAATCTTTAATGCATACTTCATAGTGAAGTCCATCGACTTTCCTTCTCAATAATTGTATCTCATGAGAAAGTTTTTCGATCATCTTCTTCTGATCACTACCGAAATCAACATCGAtagtttctagaacacactcgggATTTGGCATAATTTGTGTTGGTGATACGTTTGTCGAGATCACACGCttgtccatctagtcagattgcaTCAAACAaatacttattaggtcttaaacgtgttttcctgctttgataccaactggaaacgtgggggtaccaaaatacaccaccaactttttcttaggcaacccgtatggacaaaacctataaatataattccgagagttcaacttaatgaatctcagaagaggaataatattcagatttatatctctttctctcacactCAGAAAGTTGACAGAACCATCCTTGAACCTGATATACATGTGAGAGTTCTTGGACTATCTCAAAAATCAGTACTCAAGAATTAATCAACTCGTATCCAACAACCAAGGATgtatgtatctactttgattgatatgtacaacttgtgatatttgttagagcattgcacggTCTAACTCagaagtgttgatatctcaagcttgtttgtcaggtttagttgatcaaaactatatacttaatttctagcctacttatagttatgtctcggattagggtaaaagtgtgtacttgagcattagacttcacgacgttcaccaatttcATAAGAATATATACTGAAGACCTTGGAGGAACTtcgtcgacaaaaggtatgtggagactaaaacttatctatcactcagaagtctattcaattatatctactaatgagactaagtcgtatagctatatagactttgtgttatacacatttgaaatttcgagtcaagtttatctcgttatatatttctcgaaatacaagtttaaagcttagaaaacttcatcatctacttgacaagtttagttgtaaaCAACTCAtttattggaaaataaaaatttagtcaagatgatcatgtgaaaattgccttgaacatcttacatgatttgtgtgagacaattatttgatgttaacttgagaAGTTTCATACTGATaaattaatcatttgaaaattacttgaagctagtggtatgtgtatgattaccatttttgtcttctaaggatgtttcaaattgattgaatgagagttttagaactactaccaatgtctggatatacacagtatgcgtacccataatGCGAATTGTGAAGTACTAGTTCacgtctggaactcttgtttgcgaacgagTTTATTTGTGATAGTTCCAAAACTGTGGTTTGTGAACATTGTTTGCGAATAAGGGTGCACAAGAACTGAGCCGAAAAAtcggaccgtcccggaaccggtggaaccgtacatGTTTTtgtacctgttagagcattgctcggttgaatccaccaagcgttggtatgtcaagtttggttgtcatattttagtgaatcaaaactcatgttaagagtctcttgattatgtactagagtcaacttcgtataggttagcttgaaagtattaggatatgagaagttacaagtattgtgaagacttgaagatgtgaagaagaaaggagctacaacgacaacaatcatccttccacttgaagttagtgatatttgacttgaactgtttcattccctaacgtatatttcaagtcgtgcatattgaaaacataactgtgaagcatatttgaactctagatagacatagtattaaggaatacaatacgaggtttattgcttaaccattaaacttttgtagataagacatcgccataatcatttgaatgctactgtgattatgtatgggtatgaggtgaggatttcatcttagggaacaattttttacatgtgttctaaggaattaagttcataaacttgtttgtgaaccgaaaaggaaatttacaggtgttattggttttgttattcattgcatatcgtattaacaaccaatatgtgtgattgagtataaccgcttacaacttgtttgtgttcttggtagaactattgacaaaggcctgacttatgtattggtatgacttttattagtgaaatcgatcttaagtaatcacctgagatggtatgatcgggtttgtgttttgtctgaccaaatatgggaaaggggaaccgatcctagtaagaggtgcagtacatcacaaacgggaaccgatccttgtatgaggtgcaacaaggtttatagcagaaagaggaaccgatcctatggacatgtgcaacacatataagttagataccatatatatgtggggaaccgatcctagtacctagtcaaccgaattttggaaagctagtgtgattatgcaTCGTACTcagatggaggtagaaccgaaacttgttttagtagaaccgttaaacccatgtttgtgattgaatgtttgtttgatcaatcgcatagttcttgaaagtcagatgaaccaaatctaaacttgtttggaagtgtagaaaatcggtttcaaggttgtaagtgtgaaagagaacttacaaagtaaggatgtcgacatactttgaacacgtgctgtgaacgtttattttttttaattattcaaagttattccttaatagataaaggaagaaaatcccaggatcgaaacataagtaagttaagaatcttttaattaaggttattgatttcattttgtagggaaatacaagaattagtaatgtgcatttactaattagattttccgagagatttcgatcattatttttggacagagcatttccaggaattatggaaaccgaatttgtgctttaatgaatatcttgagaatattttcggttttggaaattccttggtgtccaaacttccttgtctataaatacttgaagtttgcctttctagcaaactaatccttcgtagcaacagacttcctcttttgttgttgttactggtgtagccgcctattcggagaggagagtaacctaattaggagaaatctcttacggccgctcagtttaaagtcttctttgggattgagaagctctagtgtgtaccgttggtgggaaactaaataattgaggtttatattttgttttcgattgatttgattgactaacggtggttgaaatctgattgcatctagtttgtttatgcttgaggatcttctcttatgatataagattcactcaaactagttcaaagtttcaacagggatctttagactgttgttagttctaaagacgatcttgtgataatccattgttaacagacttcattctgtgcgtgattgatcacaagagattaaagtgattgtgtgcaggtctttactgaagatttaagaatatttgaagacaaagaagatattgaagatctgacttgggtttataatatttggtgtgcacaatactttttttggtaaaagaggatccaattaataatcggtttatccttgtggtagattggattgattaattgagtagatcgacaccAACACAATTcattggattaagagtgttgattggattaatcttaaaagattacttcggtaattgaacataagatagatctaaggacctgacgaaggagtttatgttaagataaacgaaagagcctttttctgtctcatatcacttggttgaatagagttgataccaaacagattttttattcctttactgtttggaatacgaaccaaaggaattgttccaagtacgtgacttattataagttggaggtgtgggaatacagacggaactaggtgaactataggtttagttgcttggtcttaactatacgaagttaggtgtaattttgtgtagcggcttaatcctgagagtattcaattctggacaaggtcccggggtttttctgcatttgtggtttcctcgttaacaaaatcttgttgtgtcatttactttatattttcgcattaaaattgttttattatgattaaagtaaattacacaaaagttaattcctatttacttgataagcaatcctattgtgtttggttaagtccgaacctttgtatcaagtaaacatacttcattgttgtattgtctcgatctcgtatccatagacgatcacacaaagtgtgaaccaattagttgtattgtctcgactcagtccatagacaatcactttcggagaaaggacttataggtaggaaaagttttagcttgaggtatatttgggtaccctctccttttcagtaccgaaccgaggaagggggtacaagtaccggtccaaaaaataggaaccgaggctagggaggtagaGGTACTCGACCCTACCCATATCCCGTGACTTCCCGTACCGATTGTACCGATCAATATTGAACGTTAGATTTAGATATAATCTGATGGTGGTAGATTTCTAGTATATATAGAAATGAGGCTAGGGTTTAGAAGCATaagtgtttcattttttttccttcttcagttcttcttcttcgccGCTCTCCTCCTCCATCACTGTGTTCATAAGAAAACGCCACCATCACTGTTTTTTTGATTCATTCAACAATAAGTCCACAACAGGTAACTAATTTCTTTGATTATGATTgtgatgtttctatttttatttttatttttattttgattattttcttctttttgtatgtTCAGTTAAATTTAGACTGAGGAATGATCGATCTATCTGTTGGGTACCCGAAATCTTCAGAAAGATCCTCCTACTTCTTGCTCAGCAGGTCTAAAATCTGAAACCCTTTGAATTTTTAATGGTTTTTGTGTGGTTTTGAGGCTCGATCTGTgtgttttagggtttgattttgataattatgtTGATTTTTGAATGATTTGGGTGATTTTGGTGTGTGGTATATGAAGTTTACTTGTTGGATTGTTCATGGTTGGTGTTATCTGTGTAATCTATTAAATTTGAGAACTTGTAAAGGTTAAAGTGAGAAAAAATGCCATTTTGGTTGGTATGATTTACACAGTGATTTTTCATGATGAAAgcttagtttttgaatctgttagATTGGATTTAATTAAGGATAAaattaattagggtttgaattaaTGTGGCTGGTGCTTTAGAATGGATATCGAGCTTGGGAAGAATAAGGGTCATTGCATTGTATTAGTACAAGTGGTGAGTGGGTTAGAAAGGAGTTCTGTTTGCATGCGTTCAAATGCGATCATACATTTTAAGTATTTGTATAGTAGTTAGTACTAAGAGTTTTAGTTCAACAAACATCAGGTGCTTAACATCTAAAACATACATTAGATTCTAGCTTATACCTGTCATAGAAAATTGGATTAACATCTTTACAGGTCACAGTACCACCAGGAGGTAGTTCCCCAGCTTGTCTGTCATCAAACTGCTGGATCTCCGTCTATGAATCCTTTTTTCAAACACTTCTATTGGCTGATTGACTTCTTATAGCTCGTCGGCTCATATGTCTGATTTTTGGAATGAAAATATTAGATTGCGCGTGTTAATGTTTAACAATGAATAGTTGTTTTAGCTGTAGAAAGCCCAATTTGTGGTAAATGTTTTATGGCATCCCCTTTGGTAGACTCATCTCATCACTCATGTTTACTGTTTTTCTTTTAACATCTTATTTAAGCTTACACTCTTTTGGCACCTCTTCGTAAGTTGAGTATTGACCTTGCTGCCATTGCCAGTATAGCATGGTTTTTATTGTGTTTCAAGTTGATTAAATTCTTAATAAAAATCCAACATGTTGCTTTGCTTCATTTTTTCATTTCATGTTTTGCTGATCTATGTTTCTTTCTTGTTTTGTGCTCTTGTTGCAGGTAATCTTGATTAGTTGCTGAAGTTTAGAGCTACTGAAACTCTATTATTGGACTAGAGACAGTACAACTAGTTGCTCTTACTGAGGTTAGCTACTGAAACTCTATTTTGTACTCTGTTAATAAGACAAGTAGCTAACTATGCACAACACACATTACCATTGATGCATATAATTAGAGTCTACCATTGTGTAAATATTGTCTATCAGTAATCAATCATGGATGCATCAAGTCCAGCTAGGATTCGAGACATAATATGACTACATACCAGATGACGATGCTGAatttgaagaaggtaacatataTTCTATTCCTTGTTACTTTTTTTAGTAATAGACTAGTAATTACTAACTGGATAACTGCTATTACTTGTTTTTGCAGCggtacttggtcctatcaacaataaTGCCAC
The nucleotide sequence above comes from Papaver somniferum cultivar HN1 chromosome 8, ASM357369v1, whole genome shotgun sequence. Encoded proteins:
- the LOC113306311 gene encoding uncharacterized protein LOC113306311, which gives rise to MGSTNVTIDDLKEFHHDDSLAELPLLQTTKKVKEVPESMEVVPTVTDPDVSSDEDKIPTRGIPIECATPRYLWIQRNHDDDNIFVDLAVYSDTDWAGCVEDTKSTSGGFYYVGLNLVAWYSKRQNSQSLSTCEAEYIAAGL